The Gemmatimonadota bacterium genome has a window encoding:
- a CDS encoding RNA polymerase sigma factor, protein MTVGDLYETYTAQLTKHARRLTADKDNADDLLQETFIRAMRNLRLLKSLSPHRRRAWLFRTMGNLFVDKQRARRRERAFLGTLHQILKEESIQKTAGWRSDTDAHIFETISIPEIMRHIPEKDHDLFHMRFVTGMTSEEIASRTGIPASTVRFRLHVAIRKLRARKSRFA, encoded by the coding sequence ATGACTGTCGGTGATCTTTATGAAACATACACTGCTCAACTTACGAAGCACGCTCGACGGCTGACCGCGGACAAAGACAACGCGGACGATCTGCTACAGGAAACGTTCATTCGGGCCATGAGAAACCTGCGTCTGCTCAAATCGCTATCACCCCACCGGAGGCGTGCCTGGCTGTTCAGGACCATGGGCAATCTGTTCGTGGACAAGCAACGTGCCCGGCGGAGAGAAAGGGCATTCCTCGGGACATTACACCAGATCCTAAAGGAGGAGTCGATCCAAAAAACCGCCGGATGGCGGTCTGATACGGATGCGCATATTTTCGAAACGATCAGCATACCGGAGATTATGAGGCACATACCGGAGAAAGATCACGATCTCTTTCATATGCGTTTCGTAACGGGAATGACCAGCGAGGAAATCGCCAGTCGGACGGGGATTCCGGCTTCGACGGTCCGTTTCCGCCTGCACGTGGCCATCAGGAAGCTGCGTGCGCGAAAATCCCGATTCGCCTGA
- a CDS encoding GNAT family N-acetyltransferase gives MYVRLAVPEDTDRLLELMQGLARYEDYIDQFSVTRESILEHGFGDKRLFTAFVAEHDDDLIGMAVTYPIHWTYTLRPKLVLKELFVVEAARNMGAGKALMESVTSHAGSIGASEVIWTVMTGNAAAEKFYRGLGGNPDLKWNNWTLSLDE, from the coding sequence ATGTACGTCAGATTAGCCGTTCCGGAAGACACCGATCGCCTGCTCGAACTCATGCAGGGACTGGCGAGATATGAAGACTATATCGACCAGTTCTCCGTAACGCGCGAGAGCATCCTCGAGCACGGTTTTGGCGATAAGCGTTTGTTCACCGCGTTCGTTGCCGAGCACGACGACGATCTGATCGGGATGGCGGTTACCTATCCGATCCACTGGACCTATACTCTGCGGCCAAAGCTCGTGCTTAAAGAACTGTTTGTCGTCGAGGCTGCTCGAAATATGGGAGCGGGGAAGGCCCTGATGGAGTCGGTGACTTCACACGCCGGGTCCATCGGCGCGTCTGAAGTCATCTGGACGGTCATGACCGGGAACGCCGCCGCCGAAAAGTTCTACAGAGGGCTGGGAGGAAATCCTGACTTAAAGTGGAACAACTGGACGCTGAGTCTGGACGAGTAG
- a CDS encoding thiol-disulfide oxidoreductase DCC family protein codes for MNESAHSGSENRQPILFFDGVCGLCNRFVDLVLRADKQDRFRYAPLQGETAHRLLGLKDEGEAHETDGTPAGNSQAGGPRSFVFLETDRRYEQSNAVLLALSRLGGAWRLVAVLYVFPRPLRDFVYRIVARNRYRWFGKRDACRVPTPEEQDRFLP; via the coding sequence GTGAACGAATCCGCCCATAGCGGATCGGAAAACAGGCAGCCGATTCTGTTTTTCGACGGTGTGTGCGGCCTGTGCAACCGGTTCGTCGACCTGGTGCTGCGGGCAGATAAACAGGATCGATTCCGATACGCTCCGCTACAGGGTGAAACCGCGCATCGCTTGCTGGGGCTGAAGGACGAGGGCGAGGCCCACGAGACGGACGGTACCCCGGCGGGCAATTCCCAGGCCGGCGGTCCCCGATCCTTCGTTTTCCTCGAAACAGACAGGCGTTACGAGCAGTCAAACGCCGTCCTGCTGGCGCTGAGTCGACTGGGCGGTGCATGGCGATTGGTCGCCGTCCTATATGTTTTTCCCCGCCCCCTGCGCGATTTCGTCTACCGCATCGTGGCACGTAACCGGTACCGGTGGTTCGGCAAACGCGATGCGTGTCGCGTGCCCACGCCTGAAGAGCAAGATCGTTTTCTACCGTGA
- a CDS encoding alpha/beta hydrolase — MATRFTSDNHPLVTPDAVNALPSNPADVVSAYGPAPAQFGELRLPTGRGPHPVAVVIHGGCWLSLYADLHNANALADALRDEGIATWNVEYRCVDQEGGGWPGTFLDAGNATDHLRTLAGDHDLDLDRVITIGHSAGGHLALWTAARHRLSGKSPLWTADPLRLRGTVVLGGPGDLKAFSPHADAECREGVVTELLGGPSVSLERMEERYRCGSPAELLPLGLRQVVISAEHDWVVPPALGEAYTEAARNAGDEIEHLVIPGAGHHEFMVPGSVTWPAVITSVRSMLS, encoded by the coding sequence ATGGCCACCAGATTCACCTCCGATAATCATCCCCTTGTGACACCCGACGCGGTCAACGCGCTGCCGAGCAACCCCGCGGACGTCGTATCGGCCTACGGACCGGCCCCAGCACAGTTCGGCGAACTGAGGCTGCCGACCGGTCGTGGTCCTCATCCCGTTGCCGTGGTCATCCACGGAGGCTGCTGGCTATCGCTCTACGCAGATCTGCACAACGCGAACGCGCTGGCCGACGCCCTGCGGGATGAGGGTATCGCGACCTGGAACGTCGAATACCGGTGCGTGGACCAGGAAGGCGGCGGATGGCCGGGGACGTTTCTCGACGCCGGGAATGCGACGGATCATCTTCGCACGCTGGCCGGAGATCATGATCTCGATCTGGATCGCGTCATCACCATCGGTCACTCGGCAGGAGGCCATCTGGCGCTGTGGACGGCCGCGCGCCACCGGCTGTCCGGGAAAAGCCCGCTGTGGACGGCAGACCCGCTGCGGCTGCGCGGGACAGTCGTACTGGGTGGCCCGGGAGACCTGAAGGCATTCTCGCCCCACGCGGACGCCGAATGCCGCGAGGGGGTCGTGACGGAACTGCTTGGTGGGCCCAGCGTATCACTTGAAAGGATGGAGGAACGGTACCGATGCGGATCGCCTGCCGAATTGCTGCCCCTCGGTCTGCGACAGGTCGTGATTAGCGCGGAACACGACTGGGTCGTACCGCCGGCATTGGGGGAAGCTTACACGGAGGCGGCGCGGAATGCCGGAGATGAGATAGAGCACCTGGTCATTCCAGGCGCCGGGCATCACGAATTCATGGTGCCGGGTTCTGTGACATGGCCGGCCGTAATCACTTCGGTACGTTCGATGCTCAGTTAG
- a CDS encoding ABC transporter permease, whose translation MLKHYFTVSTRHLLRHKPYAALNILNLAVGMACVVLIGLYIQDERAYDRYHANADRIYRVVNGTNAKTSSALGPALQRLLPEVQSSVRLSPPFGGWIIRYEDRSYFEDRVFWADPGLFDVFSFPLVRGNPDEALQDPMTVVISESMARKYFGSADPLGKTVTLDTWSFTVTGVTRDMPEHSHFQADFFLGIKGSLGFYGEDSLEQWDWPAFYTYLLLSPDVDPVAFQQKVTDVLKDRFGERWEAENITMVPRVQPLTDIYLHSHLENEAGENGNGMYLLLLAALAVVVILLACFNFMNMATARSLTRIREVALRKAFGANRGQLVRQYMGESFGITCVAIVSALVLVALSLSLFQDLTGKTIALDIFRSWQFWIGIAAITLLVGFISGSYPAFFMAAFTPAQHLKGKAAISVTRHLVRRLLVMGQCMMVILLLGSTWVFTAQLDYIQGKRLGLRPERVLVGASSFPTFVDQYPVFKESLEQFPEIEHIGTTLMLPGRTGRKGLLPTTGTRRADLPQADIQTMLDWAITDDFIGVFGMELLAGRIPSRSRRTDWDEAVMINETAMRQLGWGSPDEAVDQAIMIHIGHPWAHDRRVIGVIADFHMRSLHHRIEPMIIRHWPRDNLPFYAIRFNTDDVTGTISRIEETWKQLMPDVPMVYSFLDEDYDRLYAAEATLREVFGVFSSVAVFMACAGLFGLASFMTARRTKEIGMRRILGATVVQTAGLLLREFVYLVLIATALAGPIAYLAMRQWLQLFSYRADVGPAAFIAAGAVVLVIALMTVSFRVVSVARANPADTLRYE comes from the coding sequence TTGCTGAAACACTACTTCACGGTCAGTACGAGACATTTGCTCAGGCATAAGCCCTATGCCGCGCTCAATATCCTGAATCTGGCCGTGGGCATGGCCTGCGTGGTCCTCATCGGTCTGTATATACAAGATGAACGTGCCTATGACCGGTATCATGCGAACGCGGACCGGATCTACCGCGTCGTGAACGGGACCAACGCGAAGACGAGCTCCGCCCTCGGACCCGCCTTGCAACGTCTTCTGCCCGAGGTTCAGTCATCTGTCCGCCTCAGTCCGCCATTTGGCGGGTGGATCATACGTTATGAAGACCGGTCGTACTTTGAGGACCGTGTATTCTGGGCGGACCCCGGGCTCTTCGATGTTTTTTCTTTTCCCCTGGTGCGGGGCAATCCCGACGAGGCGCTGCAAGATCCGATGACGGTGGTCATCAGCGAATCCATGGCGCGCAAGTACTTCGGAAGCGCCGACCCCCTCGGTAAGACGGTAACGCTGGATACGTGGTCTTTCACGGTCACCGGCGTGACGCGCGACATGCCCGAACACTCGCATTTCCAGGCGGACTTCTTCCTGGGAATCAAGGGGTCGCTCGGTTTCTACGGAGAGGACTCTCTGGAGCAATGGGATTGGCCTGCTTTCTATACCTACCTGTTGCTGTCGCCGGACGTGGACCCGGTCGCCTTCCAGCAGAAAGTGACGGATGTTCTGAAAGACCGGTTCGGCGAACGGTGGGAAGCGGAGAATATCACGATGGTTCCCCGCGTGCAACCGCTGACCGATATATACCTGCACTCACATCTCGAGAACGAGGCCGGAGAGAACGGCAACGGCATGTACCTGCTGTTGCTTGCCGCGCTGGCGGTCGTGGTCATCCTGCTTGCCTGTTTCAACTTCATGAACATGGCGACCGCCCGTTCGCTCACGCGTATCCGGGAGGTCGCGCTGCGGAAGGCCTTCGGCGCGAACCGGGGCCAATTGGTCCGCCAGTACATGGGCGAATCCTTCGGTATCACCTGCGTCGCAATCGTGTCTGCGCTGGTCCTCGTCGCGCTCAGTCTGTCGCTCTTCCAGGATCTCACGGGAAAGACCATCGCCCTCGACATTTTTCGGTCCTGGCAGTTCTGGATTGGAATCGCCGCGATAACACTTCTGGTAGGGTTCATTTCCGGCAGCTATCCCGCGTTTTTCATGGCGGCCTTTACTCCGGCGCAACACTTGAAGGGCAAGGCAGCGATCAGCGTAACCCGCCACCTGGTGCGGCGTCTGCTGGTCATGGGCCAGTGCATGATGGTGATATTGCTGCTCGGCAGCACCTGGGTATTCACCGCTCAGTTGGACTACATTCAGGGCAAACGGCTGGGGCTGCGGCCGGAACGAGTGCTTGTGGGGGCGTCCAGTTTTCCGACCTTCGTGGATCAGTATCCTGTTTTCAAAGAATCTCTGGAGCAATTCCCGGAAATCGAACACATCGGTACCACCCTGATGCTTCCCGGCCGCACGGGGCGCAAGGGTCTGCTTCCCACAACGGGAACACGGCGGGCCGATTTGCCGCAGGCGGACATTCAAACCATGCTCGATTGGGCGATCACCGATGATTTTATCGGCGTATTCGGGATGGAACTGCTGGCGGGCCGGATTCCCTCGAGATCGCGTCGAACGGACTGGGATGAAGCCGTGATGATCAACGAAACCGCCATGCGGCAGTTGGGATGGGGCTCTCCCGATGAGGCCGTCGATCAGGCGATCATGATCCACATCGGACATCCCTGGGCGCACGATCGTCGCGTCATCGGCGTGATAGCGGATTTCCACATGCGGTCGCTTCATCATCGCATCGAACCGATGATCATCAGGCATTGGCCCAGAGACAACCTGCCCTTCTACGCGATTCGATTCAATACCGATGACGTAACAGGCACGATCTCCCGGATCGAAGAAACCTGGAAACAACTGATGCCGGACGTTCCGATGGTGTATTCTTTTCTCGATGAGGATTACGACCGGCTCTACGCGGCGGAGGCAACACTCCGCGAGGTATTCGGCGTTTTTTCGTCCGTTGCGGTCTTCATGGCCTGTGCCGGGCTGTTTGGACTGGCCTCATTCATGACGGCGCGGCGTACGAAGGAAATAGGGATGCGGAGGATTCTGGGCGCCACGGTGGTTCAGACGGCGGGCCTGCTCCTGAGGGAGTTCGTCTACCTGGTGCTGATCGCAACCGCGCTGGCCGGGCCGATCGCCTATCTCGCCATGCGGCAATGGCTTCAACTGTTCTCCTATCGGGCGGACGTCGGTCCTGCCGCTTTCATTGCCGCCGGCGCGGTCGTCCTGGTCATTGCGTTGATGACGGTGAGTTTCCGTGTCGTCAGCGTGGCCCGGGCAAACCCGGCGGATACCCTGCGGTATGAATGA
- the hisC gene encoding histidinol-phosphate transaminase → MAASTRDRTGDPTAGDSPKVGSTASAPGDAIPGDSGGTPINDSSARTVKAAVRAMSGYTLVQPDCPVKLNQNECPFDVPEDLKREIVDEALAYNWGRYPGFVPRETRTAIGKRHELGPEHILIGNGSNELIQALFQATVVQGGQVVLPAPTFTLYALMGRVAGAEIRTVYLDRDLTFDVERLVEESAHPGVRLVVLCSPNNPTGSMISMEDTARIVEATRGLVVVDEAYFEFGGVSCIELLGRHPNLVITRTFSKALGAAGLRLGYLVADPSLAREIEKVKLPYNVNAISLIAAKRLIGQEALIEERAALIRSERRRVFEGLRDLPGIRPFPSHANFVLFESERPVSEIFQGLIERGVLIRDVSRYPLLERCMRVTIGLPEENDAFLAALKEVLAA, encoded by the coding sequence ATGGCTGCCTCGACGCGCGATAGGACCGGTGACCCCACGGCCGGCGATTCGCCCAAAGTCGGCTCCACCGCCAGCGCCCCCGGTGATGCCATCCCAGGCGACTCCGGTGGTACGCCCATCAACGACTCCAGTGCCCGGACCGTAAAGGCGGCAGTCCGCGCCATGTCCGGATATACCCTGGTCCAGCCGGACTGTCCGGTAAAGCTCAACCAGAACGAATGTCCCTTCGACGTTCCCGAAGACCTCAAGCGGGAGATCGTGGACGAAGCCCTGGCGTACAACTGGGGCCGGTATCCCGGTTTCGTTCCCCGGGAGACCAGGACGGCCATCGGCAAGCGGCACGAGTTGGGTCCCGAACACATCCTGATCGGCAATGGCTCGAACGAACTGATCCAGGCACTCTTCCAGGCTACTGTCGTTCAGGGTGGCCAGGTGGTTCTGCCCGCGCCGACCTTCACGCTGTACGCCCTCATGGGCCGGGTCGCGGGCGCCGAGATTCGGACCGTTTACCTCGACCGCGATCTGACTTTCGACGTGGAACGGCTGGTGGAGGAAAGCGCCCATCCCGGCGTGAGGCTGGTGGTGCTGTGTTCGCCGAACAACCCGACCGGTTCGATGATTTCAATGGAGGATACCGCGCGGATCGTCGAAGCGACCAGGGGACTGGTCGTGGTGGACGAGGCCTATTTCGAGTTTGGCGGCGTGTCGTGCATTGAGCTGCTTGGCCGACATCCCAACCTGGTGATCACGCGGACCTTTTCCAAGGCCCTCGGCGCGGCCGGACTTCGGCTGGGTTATCTCGTCGCCGATCCGTCGCTGGCGCGAGAAATCGAGAAGGTCAAACTTCCCTACAACGTAAACGCCATCTCCCTGATTGCGGCAAAAAGACTGATTGGGCAGGAAGCACTTATCGAGGAACGGGCGGCGTTGATCCGATCGGAAAGGCGACGGGTCTTCGAAGGTCTCCGGGACCTGCCGGGCATCCGGCCCTTTCCCTCGCACGCCAACTTCGTTCTCTTTGAGTCGGAACGCCCGGTATCGGAGATCTTCCAGGGATTGATCGAGCGCGGCGTGCTCATCCGCGACGTCAGCCGCTATCCCTTGCTGGAGCGGTGCATGCGGGTCACCATCGGCCTGCCGGAAGAGAACGACGCCTTTCTCGCCGCACTGAAGGAAGTGCTGGCCGCGTAG
- a CDS encoding phosphotransferase, translated as MTTRDVENLLVRLGLDHGRVHLISGGWSYWTFEVELRGQGGQDESFEPGWIFRFPRNSVVAGNLQKEQAVLPVVASRVAFDVPRFEHVGTWHDQPYAGYRRIPGRPLSGHPLTGSKLADEAAGSIAEALSSLHDIRTSLVAEVCAVEPTVDAWRRRYHELRDTVRARVSPLLDSRVLEAVECGFNRFLDEELATLNDIALVHCDLGCEHILIGDDGKTVTGLIDFEDVTIGDPAIDFVGIFVTYGMEAVERIRDYYQRALDVQRTLDERFEQRLRFYTWMASCHEILYGLEEGREDLVEDGIKGLRIRLGHAGLL; from the coding sequence ATGACCACCCGTGATGTTGAAAACCTGCTTGTCCGCCTCGGACTGGATCACGGTCGGGTTCATCTCATCTCAGGAGGCTGGTCTTACTGGACCTTCGAAGTCGAACTGAGGGGTCAGGGTGGGCAGGACGAGTCCTTCGAACCCGGATGGATCTTCCGTTTTCCCAGGAACAGTGTCGTCGCCGGAAACCTGCAAAAAGAGCAGGCGGTACTGCCCGTTGTTGCCTCACGGGTTGCCTTCGACGTACCGCGATTCGAGCACGTGGGTACCTGGCATGACCAGCCTTATGCGGGGTACCGACGGATACCGGGTCGACCCCTGTCCGGCCATCCACTTACCGGCAGCAAACTGGCCGATGAAGCGGCAGGATCCATAGCGGAGGCGCTCTCCTCACTGCATGACATTCGCACCTCGCTGGTCGCCGAAGTCTGTGCCGTGGAACCCACGGTCGACGCGTGGCGGCGGCGCTACCACGAGCTGAGGGACACTGTCCGTGCCAGGGTATCGCCCCTACTGGACTCACGCGTTCTCGAAGCGGTAGAATGTGGTTTCAACCGGTTTCTCGACGAGGAACTCGCTACGCTGAACGACATCGCACTGGTGCACTGCGACCTGGGCTGTGAGCATATCCTGATCGGCGATGACGGAAAGACTGTGACCGGACTGATTGATTTTGAAGACGTGACCATCGGCGATCCAGCGATCGATTTCGTCGGTATCTTCGTCACTTATGGCATGGAGGCCGTTGAACGGATTCGTGACTACTATCAGCGCGCGTTGGATGTCCAGCGAACGCTGGACGAACGATTCGAGCAGAGGCTTCGTTTCTACACGTGGATGGCTTCCTGCCACGAGATATTATACGGGTTGGAGGAAGGAAGGGAGGATCTCGTGGAGGACGGAATTAAAGGACTGCGGATACGACTCGGCCATGCTGGGCTGCTATGA
- a CDS encoding aminoglycoside phosphotransferase family protein encodes MTHSKLFKDDSALAECIRRTFGLDSSAFPLHKIGAGFKSIVLGSPAGLVFRVARNEKAKTGHRRECHVLSKLKSLLPVEVPEVLGYCEVSDDFPFGVMMQQKIEGPSLGSVLKRSQRVKPIADLMGELVLAIQKISQDDLPELPSSSAPQPEETWSYAYSFLKATLTPRELCKAQDWWEQYCENWELGCPVQRFSHGDLWHEHILFNATDEPRVAGVLDWEYAGFGDPIFDFIPQMSLGREYVTYMLEAYQAKGGEFGPDALPRIELYLPYRELGGLCYCLETGDMREAQFCVEKFRTVLGPS; translated from the coding sequence ATGACCCATTCAAAGTTATTCAAAGACGACAGCGCATTAGCAGAATGCATCCGACGTACCTTTGGACTCGACAGTTCCGCGTTTCCCCTTCACAAGATTGGTGCAGGTTTCAAGAGCATTGTCCTGGGAAGCCCCGCCGGCCTGGTTTTCCGGGTGGCGCGGAACGAGAAGGCTAAGACAGGTCACAGAAGGGAGTGCCATGTCCTTTCAAAGCTCAAGTCCCTTCTTCCCGTTGAGGTACCGGAGGTCCTGGGTTACTGCGAGGTATCGGACGACTTCCCTTTCGGAGTCATGATGCAGCAGAAAATCGAGGGGCCGTCCCTGGGTTCGGTACTTAAGCGATCGCAGCGGGTAAAGCCAATTGCGGATTTAATGGGAGAGTTGGTTCTCGCCATACAGAAGATCAGTCAGGACGACCTGCCGGAACTGCCGTCATCCTCAGCTCCCCAACCGGAAGAAACATGGTCATACGCATACTCCTTCTTGAAAGCGACCCTTACGCCACGCGAACTGTGCAAAGCACAAGACTGGTGGGAACAGTACTGCGAGAACTGGGAACTGGGTTGTCCGGTCCAACGGTTTTCTCACGGTGACCTGTGGCATGAACATATCCTGTTCAATGCGACCGATGAACCACGGGTCGCAGGGGTCCTCGACTGGGAATACGCGGGATTTGGCGATCCCATCTTTGATTTTATACCGCAGATGAGCCTGGGTCGTGAATATGTGACCTACATGCTTGAGGCATACCAGGCGAAAGGAGGTGAATTCGGCCCTGACGCCCTCCCGCGTATTGAGCTGTACCTCCCCTACAGGGAACTCGGTGGGCTGTGCTACTGCCTGGAAACCGGCGACATGCGTGAAGCCCAGTTCTGTGTAGAGAAGTTCAGGACTGTTCTTGGTCCCAGCTAG
- a CDS encoding HigA family addiction module antitoxin, with amino-acid sequence MLPENRILTHPGEVLLEEFLIPMKSSQRELAAALNVPYQRVNELVNGRRGVTPGTALRLAKYFDVSPSFWVNLQLRWDLYHAMRSEARELEAIEPRGIGIEV; translated from the coding sequence ATGTTACCGGAGAACCGCATCCTAACCCATCCGGGTGAGGTGTTGCTGGAAGAGTTCCTGATTCCGATGAAGTCGTCGCAGCGCGAGTTGGCTGCCGCCCTTAACGTTCCTTATCAGCGGGTGAACGAACTGGTAAACGGCCGACGCGGTGTTACACCAGGCACGGCGCTGCGGCTGGCCAAGTACTTCGACGTATCGCCCTCGTTCTGGGTTAACCTGCAACTCCGTTGGGATCTTTATCATGCCATGCGGTCAGAGGCCCGGGAGTTGGAAGCGATCGAGCCTCGCGGCATAGGCATCGAAGTATAA
- the hisG gene encoding ATP phosphoribosyltransferase — translation MLVKLALPKGSLQESTFELMRKAGFHCTVSSRSYSPWVDDEELEIMLIRAQEIGRYVEDEVFDAGLTGKDWIVETGADVVEVAELVYAKHTRRPLRWVLAAPEASGIRSVQDLEGKRIATEVVNITESYLKKHGVTAKVEFSWGATEAKAPDLVDAIVEITETGGSIRANKLRILDTLMVSTNRLIANRKSWEDPDKRRKIENIALLLKGAMLAEEMVGLKMNVKRADLAAVTALLPALQNPTVSPLADEEWVAIEVMIEEHTIRQLIPALKRAGAQGLVEYPLNKVIY, via the coding sequence ATGTTAGTCAAACTGGCGCTGCCGAAGGGAAGCCTGCAGGAATCCACCTTTGAACTTATGCGTAAGGCGGGTTTTCATTGCACGGTCAGCAGCCGGTCCTATTCCCCCTGGGTGGATGACGAGGAACTGGAAATCATGCTGATCCGGGCCCAGGAGATCGGCCGTTACGTGGAGGACGAGGTCTTCGACGCGGGGCTTACGGGCAAGGATTGGATCGTGGAGACCGGGGCGGACGTGGTGGAGGTGGCGGAACTGGTATACGCCAAGCACACCCGGCGGCCCCTGCGGTGGGTGCTGGCCGCTCCCGAGGCTTCGGGCATTCGCAGCGTCCAGGACCTGGAAGGGAAGCGTATCGCCACCGAAGTCGTCAACATCACTGAGAGCTATTTGAAAAAGCACGGCGTGACCGCGAAGGTGGAATTCTCCTGGGGCGCCACGGAGGCCAAGGCCCCCGACCTGGTGGACGCGATCGTGGAAATCACCGAAACGGGCGGTTCGATCCGAGCAAACAAACTGCGCATCCTCGATACCTTGATGGTGTCCACCAACCGGCTCATCGCGAACAGGAAGAGCTGGGAAGATCCGGACAAGCGGCGCAAGATCGAGAATATCGCCCTGCTGCTCAAAGGCGCCATGCTCGCCGAGGAAATGGTCGGCCTGAAAATGAACGTAAAACGCGCGGACCTGGCTGCCGTAACCGCCCTGCTGCCCGCGCTGCAGAACCCGACCGTTTCACCTCTGGCCGACGAAGAGTGGGTCGCCATCGAAGTGATGATCGAGGAGCACACCATTCGGCAGCTGATCCCGGCGCTCAAGCGGGCCGGCGCCCAGGGCCTGGTGGAGTACCCGCTGAACAAGGTGATCTACTAA
- a CDS encoding DUF4919 domain-containing protein — protein sequence MNEGMNEEDWGKCLESATRILSYSYISLDAHYGAMICSRNNNDTEAGDFHESVLDGLLKSIWASGDGRSPETAFFCTSLQERWAFLGLHGLVYNVKDLEVHDGLYFDVVHVTSLADSSQFKLYFDVTTPLRRGRR from the coding sequence ATGAACGAGGGTATGAATGAGGAGGACTGGGGTAAATGTCTCGAATCTGCGACACGTATACTGTCCTACAGTTACATCAGCCTGGATGCACACTATGGAGCCATGATTTGTTCAAGAAACAACAACGACACAGAAGCCGGTGATTTCCACGAATCCGTTTTGGATGGCCTGCTCAAGTCGATATGGGCAAGTGGTGACGGCAGGTCGCCGGAGACAGCGTTTTTTTGTACAAGCCTGCAAGAAAGGTGGGCTTTTCTGGGGCTGCACGGTCTAGTATACAACGTGAAGGATCTGGAAGTCCACGATGGTCTCTATTTTGATGTAGTGCATGTAACAAGTCTCGCAGACAGCAGTCAGTTTAAACTATATTTCGATGTGACGACACCGTTGAGGCGTGGTCGTCGATAG
- a CDS encoding GrpB family protein — translation MSLSPYRNEWPVLYESEQEIIKSAIGDHIVDIQHVGSTAIVGMPAKPILDIAIAVDDFETARVCIAPLANLGYAFKGENGIPRRHYFQKGEPCTHHIHMVEETSEEWTKLIQFRDYLRSNQRFAEAYRDLKIDLLERTNGDRKSYQAAKAVFIEEVIQQARETRN, via the coding sequence TTGAGTCTCTCTCCCTACCGCAACGAATGGCCGGTTCTTTACGAATCCGAGCAGGAGATCATCAAGTCAGCGATTGGAGATCACATCGTCGATATCCAGCACGTGGGCAGCACGGCGATCGTCGGTATGCCCGCCAAGCCGATCCTCGATATTGCGATTGCCGTCGACGACTTTGAAACAGCCAGGGTATGCATCGCGCCTCTCGCCAATCTGGGATACGCCTTCAAGGGAGAGAATGGCATACCCCGCAGGCATTACTTCCAGAAGGGCGAGCCGTGTACACATCACATCCACATGGTTGAAGAAACCAGCGAGGAGTGGACGAAGCTGATTCAGTTCAGGGATTACCTGAGATCAAACCAGCGCTTTGCCGAAGCATACAGGGACTTAAAAATCGATTTGTTGGAAAGAACTAATGGAGATCGAAAATCCTACCAGGCCGCCAAGGCTGTGTTTATCGAAGAGGTTATACAACAGGCTCGTGAAACGCGGAATTGA